In one window of Chryseobacterium sp. JV274 DNA:
- a CDS encoding T9SS type A sorting domain-containing protein, which translates to MRKLFMNVCVLYTGLSISAQEVVWQKDIKSSTQDFLSQVTTTIDQQYLVTGSSIQSNKQKTSGNKQNNGYDFHLVKLNQQGEEVWEKYFSGSNHDYLSATVTTQDGGFLVAGTSFSGKGFDKKDNSKGGSDIWLIRINEFGDELWQKTLGSSSDEEARAVIQTTDLGFVIAGNVQNSSKGYGSKDVWVTRIDKNGKELSQLILGGKGLDEVEKMIPTKDGGALLGIYSRSSSVKTNNQQPTINTITSTDKPATQSPLSATSKQSDNFGEGDYWIVKLDKNGKVEWEKNFGGKGDDHIRTLALASNGFIIGGESRSERSGNKTVGIEEGTDLWLVSLNERGDEQWQKSYNFKNRDILMSMSVLHSADDKSSKGILLGGYTQTEGRIQTDDETFWMLYLDHNGNEQWRKHVKGESRKKEERLFDLKLNRDGSFILAGTSAEELGKENWKIVKLGDKQVDQLIEKYDIKIYPNPVSDYAYVEIGFDFKDADILLYDMSGRQLQSVKTKSRVTKINTQALVQGAYLVTIKTDTNKTANSKLIKK; encoded by the coding sequence ATGCGGAAACTCTTCATGAATGTATGTGTATTGTACACAGGCTTAAGTATATCTGCTCAGGAAGTGGTATGGCAGAAAGACATCAAATCCTCTACCCAGGATTTCCTGAGTCAGGTCACCACAACAATTGATCAGCAATATTTGGTTACCGGAAGCTCTATTCAAAGCAATAAGCAGAAAACATCCGGAAATAAACAAAACAATGGTTACGATTTTCACCTGGTGAAACTGAATCAGCAAGGAGAGGAAGTCTGGGAAAAATACTTCTCAGGATCCAACCATGATTATCTGTCTGCAACAGTTACCACACAAGATGGCGGATTTCTAGTAGCTGGAACCTCTTTTTCAGGAAAAGGGTTCGATAAAAAAGACAATTCTAAAGGAGGATCAGATATCTGGCTGATCAGAATCAATGAATTCGGTGATGAATTATGGCAAAAAACCTTGGGTAGTTCTTCAGACGAAGAAGCAAGAGCGGTTATTCAAACTACAGATTTGGGATTCGTTATTGCCGGAAATGTACAGAATTCTTCAAAAGGTTATGGTTCCAAAGATGTATGGGTTACCAGAATCGATAAAAATGGAAAAGAATTATCCCAATTAATCTTAGGCGGGAAAGGCTTAGATGAAGTGGAAAAGATGATTCCAACGAAAGATGGAGGAGCTTTACTGGGAATCTACTCAAGAAGTTCATCCGTTAAAACGAATAATCAGCAACCAACGATCAACACTATTACTTCGACTGATAAACCTGCAACTCAGAGCCCGCTATCTGCAACCTCAAAACAAAGCGACAACTTCGGTGAAGGCGACTACTGGATTGTCAAGCTAGACAAGAACGGAAAAGTAGAATGGGAGAAAAACTTTGGAGGCAAAGGAGATGATCATATCAGAACTTTAGCTTTGGCTTCAAATGGCTTTATCATCGGTGGTGAATCCAGATCAGAAAGGTCAGGAAACAAAACCGTAGGTATTGAAGAAGGAACAGACCTTTGGCTGGTTTCTTTAAATGAAAGAGGTGATGAACAGTGGCAGAAATCCTACAATTTTAAGAACAGAGATATCCTAATGAGTATGAGTGTACTTCACTCGGCAGATGACAAGTCTTCTAAAGGAATTCTATTAGGCGGATATACTCAGACAGAAGGAAGAATACAGACTGATGATGAAACCTTCTGGATGCTATACTTGGATCATAATGGCAATGAGCAGTGGAGAAAACATGTCAAAGGAGAATCCAGAAAGAAAGAAGAGAGACTTTTCGATTTGAAACTCAACAGAGACGGATCCTTTATTCTTGCCGGAACCAGTGCAGAAGAGTTGGGGAAAGAGAATTGGAAGATCGTGAAGCTGGGAGACAAGCAAGTTGATCAGCTGATTGAGAAATATGACATCAAAATCTATCCCAACCCTGTTTCAGATTATGCTTACGTAGAAATCGGTTTTGATTTTAAAGATGCCGATATTCTGTTGTATGATATGAGTGGAAGACAGCTTCAGAGCGTAAAAACTAAAAGCAGAGTAACTAAAATCAATACACAGGCTCTGGTCCAGGGAGCATATCTGGTGACGATAAAAACAGATACGAATAAAACAGCGAATTCAAAACTGATTAAGAAATAA
- a CDS encoding class I SAM-dependent methyltransferase, with the protein MSDIPTSSSFNCADDEAHHYDHFLGPLFFEPWGIEVAGRIDSATVSVALEIAAGTGRVTRHIRKKIMPSAKLIASDINADMLAEAKRKLAHLDIGWQVIDAQDLPFDDNSIDLVVCCFGYMFVPDKHKAFSEAYRVLKPGGTFIFTTWDKLEYNMVSYVSRLVAEKYLKDPLPESYNLAVSMSDKAVIRCQLENVGFSKILNETIEQFSICTTAKETAAGLVEGGFVFKEIRQHYPEWMDEIKIELEKKLSEKYGAEPMIAPMSAVINQAWK; encoded by the coding sequence ATGAGTGATATACCAACTTCTTCTTCTTTTAATTGTGCCGATGACGAAGCGCATCATTACGATCATTTCCTTGGCCCTCTTTTCTTTGAACCCTGGGGCATAGAGGTTGCAGGACGCATTGATTCAGCGACAGTTTCTGTTGCATTAGAGATAGCTGCGGGAACAGGTAGAGTTACGCGGCATATCAGAAAGAAAATCATGCCCTCGGCAAAGCTCATCGCCTCGGATATTAACGCTGATATGTTAGCCGAAGCAAAAAGAAAATTGGCCCATCTTGATATTGGATGGCAAGTGATAGATGCACAAGATCTTCCATTCGACGATAATAGTATTGACTTAGTGGTATGTTGCTTTGGATATATGTTTGTTCCGGATAAGCACAAAGCATTTAGTGAAGCCTATCGTGTTTTAAAGCCAGGCGGGACCTTCATCTTTACTACGTGGGATAAACTGGAATATAATATGGTATCTTATGTCTCAAGATTGGTAGCAGAAAAATACCTGAAAGATCCTTTGCCTGAATCATACAATCTTGCTGTGTCTATGAGTGATAAAGCCGTCATAAGATGCCAGTTAGAAAATGTGGGATTTTCAAAAATACTCAATGAAACTATAGAGCAGTTTTCGATTTGCACAACCGCAAAAGAAACTGCGGCAGGCCTCGTTGAAGGAGGGTTTGTTTTTAAAGAGATCAGACAGCATTATCCAGAATGGATGGATGAGATAAAAATAGAGCTTGAAAAAAAACTTTCAGAAAAATACGGCGCCGAACCAATGATTGCACCCATGAGCGCAGTAATCAACCAGGCATGGAAATAA
- a CDS encoding two-component regulator propeller domain-containing protein — MKHLHLYVLLIFVFYISCGQNQTKVSQENIKSGRANYSESQLKEAETSKVPMSMVRNVKQDRNGNILIASYFGVFRYDGTSFTNLTGKISSPCFSSFWDVLEDRKGNLWLGTKDSGVYYYNGESFRHFTTKDGLGSNSALHIYEDKAGNIWFGTGGGASRYDGKSFRNFTMKDGLPNNVINTFMEDKTGKLWIGTRGEACFYDGKTFTVFKNKEGKAFSNIWSIIEDKKGNIWFGDVHGLWRYDGSTFTNVSQRGAYAIIEDKKGNIWTTGEVNPQTWALSRYDAKSLYNKVPTLTEIKSGGRMAFLGILEANDGSIWLGSGSGVSRYDGKTVTDFKNKKGQK; from the coding sequence ATGAAACACCTACACTTATATGTTTTGTTAATATTTGTTTTTTACATCTCATGTGGACAAAACCAAACAAAAGTATCACAGGAAAATATCAAGTCTGGCAGAGCTAACTATTCCGAGTCTCAGCTTAAAGAGGCGGAAACCTCCAAGGTGCCTATGAGTATGGTCCGGAATGTAAAACAAGATAGGAACGGAAACATTTTGATTGCTTCTTATTTTGGCGTGTTTCGATACGATGGAACATCTTTTACTAATCTAACAGGTAAAATAAGCTCGCCCTGTTTCTCCAGCTTCTGGGATGTTCTGGAAGATAGAAAAGGAAATCTTTGGTTGGGTACCAAGGATTCAGGAGTCTATTATTACAATGGTGAATCCTTCCGGCATTTTACAACAAAGGATGGTCTGGGCAGTAATTCAGCACTTCATATATATGAAGATAAAGCCGGTAATATTTGGTTTGGCACAGGAGGTGGAGCAAGCCGTTACGATGGAAAATCTTTTCGGAATTTCACAATGAAAGACGGACTGCCCAATAATGTTATTAACACATTCATGGAAGACAAAACCGGAAAATTGTGGATTGGGACAAGAGGTGAGGCGTGTTTTTATGATGGAAAAACATTTACTGTTTTCAAAAATAAAGAGGGTAAAGCCTTCAGCAACATTTGGTCAATAATCGAAGATAAAAAAGGAAATATTTGGTTCGGTGACGTTCATGGTCTCTGGCGTTATGATGGCAGTACCTTTACCAATGTTTCGCAGAGAGGCGCTTATGCTATAATCGAAGATAAAAAAGGAAATATCTGGACTACGGGTGAAGTAAATCCACAAACCTGGGCACTTTCACGTTACGATGCAAAGTCCTTGTACAATAAAGTCCCTACCTTAACAGAAATTAAGTCAGGAGGAAGAATGGCTTTTTTGGGGATATTGGAAGCTAACGATGGAAGTATTTGGTTGGGCTCTGGAAGTGGTGTGAGTCGTTACGATGGAAAGACTGTCACAGATTTTAAAAATAAAAAAGGTCAGAAATAA
- a CDS encoding serine hydrolase domain-containing protein, which translates to MKLILIILLFPILIFGQKNASATLAEYMQAQVEINNFSGTVLVSKDGHVLLKKAYGLADYEWNIKNTIDTKFQLASVTKQFTATAILLLIEKGKLSLDDKLSKFLPDYPKSDSVTIHMLLSHTSGLAMGFKDIALSSVDKDSAYTEIKKIPYEFSPGIRGSYSNIGYYLLAKIIEKVSGEKYAVFLKKNIFEKAGMNNTGVSNNKSIVEKKAKVYCLTESGLIHNPYINWEINLGHDGVYSTVEDLALWDKALYGTDILSAQMKKLMFKSYSTENWGYGFIINPFYNHGHQLIAHDGGFFGTMTSFNRFTDDKLFVTVLSNNESFSHIIAYGLSAIALGKKVDLPYKHHRIEIDTSLYDQYVGKYDKIAILKIDGKLYFNSTEMELIPESKTKFFRKDNNDRTIEFIPDSMGLYNSIILTKGGVKEVIRRSK; encoded by the coding sequence ATGAAGCTAATCCTAATAATACTGTTATTCCCAATTCTTATTTTTGGACAGAAAAATGCGTCAGCTACTCTTGCGGAATATATGCAGGCTCAGGTTGAAATAAATAATTTTAGTGGAACTGTTCTTGTTTCGAAAGACGGCCATGTTTTACTAAAAAAAGCGTATGGTTTGGCAGATTATGAGTGGAATATTAAAAACACCATAGATACTAAATTTCAGTTGGCCTCAGTCACAAAACAATTTACCGCCACAGCTATACTTCTATTGATTGAAAAAGGGAAACTGTCCCTTGATGATAAACTGAGTAAATTTCTGCCAGATTATCCCAAGTCCGATAGTGTTACGATCCATATGTTATTATCGCATACTTCAGGGTTGGCTATGGGTTTTAAAGACATAGCTTTAAGCTCTGTGGACAAAGATTCTGCCTATACCGAAATAAAAAAAATACCGTATGAATTCTCTCCTGGAATTAGAGGTAGTTACAGTAATATTGGCTATTATTTATTGGCTAAGATCATTGAAAAAGTGTCAGGTGAAAAGTATGCCGTTTTCTTAAAGAAGAATATATTTGAAAAAGCAGGGATGAATAATACGGGCGTCAGTAATAATAAATCGATAGTTGAAAAAAAAGCAAAGGTTTATTGTCTTACAGAAAGCGGGCTTATTCACAATCCCTATATCAACTGGGAGATTAATTTAGGACATGATGGCGTTTATTCTACTGTTGAAGATCTGGCCTTATGGGATAAAGCTCTGTATGGAACAGATATTCTTTCCGCACAGATGAAAAAATTAATGTTTAAGTCCTATAGCACTGAAAATTGGGGATATGGCTTTATAATCAATCCGTTTTATAATCACGGACATCAATTAATTGCCCATGACGGAGGATTTTTTGGTACAATGACTTCCTTTAACCGATTTACGGATGACAAACTTTTTGTGACTGTACTTTCTAATAACGAATCATTTTCCCATATTATAGCGTATGGACTTTCCGCTATTGCATTGGGAAAAAAGGTTGACCTTCCTTACAAACACCACCGAATTGAAATAGACACAAGTTTATACGATCAATATGTCGGTAAGTATGATAAAATTGCCATATTGAAAATTGACGGTAAGCTTTATTTTAATAGTACAGAGATGGAACTTATCCCAGAATCTAAAACCAAATTTTTTAGAAAAGATAATAATGACAGAACAATTGAATTTATTCCGGACAGTATGGGGCTTTACAATTCTATAATTCTGACCAAAGGCGGAGTAAAAGAAGTTATAAGAAGGAGTAAATAA
- a CDS encoding helix-turn-helix domain-containing protein, producing the protein MTIKIYRPENPILKKYIECFYILEQTSEESSATYFTFPSIYTIVTISEKTETLVTKNKITTRHCQSNPIETNLVSNFNEPVLISYKGIINEITTYFKPLGINAFIPNNLRDYSEGSFPDFSPYADYKETMAAILSLKVPDEKIRAIELYWLSKFHPFENVLLAEVLTEMFDTDNINQSMTKLSYTTGRSRTTINKHFDQYICKTPSQFKKIIRFRAAVQSQLENKDRAGLSYSMDYFDQSHMIRDFKKLTGFTPKVFFSKITTVEKDLIKWMFI; encoded by the coding sequence ATGACAATAAAAATCTATAGACCTGAAAATCCTATATTAAAAAAGTATATTGAATGCTTTTATATTCTGGAGCAAACCTCTGAAGAATCTTCTGCAACTTATTTTACCTTTCCAAGCATTTATACAATTGTCACTATTAGTGAGAAAACAGAAACTTTGGTCACCAAAAATAAAATAACAACTAGGCATTGCCAGTCCAATCCAATTGAAACCAACCTGGTAAGCAATTTTAATGAACCTGTATTGATCAGCTATAAAGGTATAATCAATGAAATTACTACTTACTTTAAACCATTGGGGATAAATGCTTTTATACCGAATAATTTAAGAGATTATTCAGAGGGAAGCTTTCCTGATTTTAGTCCATACGCGGATTATAAAGAAACCATGGCAGCCATTCTTTCCTTAAAAGTTCCGGATGAAAAAATCAGAGCAATAGAATTGTATTGGCTTTCAAAATTTCATCCGTTTGAGAATGTCTTGTTGGCGGAGGTGCTGACTGAAATGTTCGATACAGATAATATCAATCAATCTATGACGAAATTGTCTTATACAACGGGTCGGTCACGAACAACGATAAACAAGCATTTTGATCAGTATATTTGTAAAACACCTTCTCAGTTCAAGAAAATCATCAGATTCAGGGCAGCTGTTCAAAGCCAGCTTGAAAATAAAGATAGAGCAGGATTGTCTTATAGTATGGATTATTTTGACCAGTCACATATGATCAGGGATTTTAAAAAATTAACAGGTTTTACCCCAAAAGTTTTTTTTTCAAAAATAACAACAGTTGAAAAAGATCTCATAAAATGGATGTTTATTTAG
- a CDS encoding pyocin knob domain-containing protein produces MDVKYAYYNTSKGYKVTGGTAAQFLKADGSLDNNAYVNKSGDLMTGALTFNHSIGSTIRKDLSTVTAATGFSRDILQLAGSNGVVDTVAWFGAVEADGTVKMSYGYFGATTYNATKALLWTSDQRVGIGLNGSSLPLDGYRLHVSGNSYTSGNIGVAGTINSTAGELQVQRQGVNRIRTGSAFTLISGDGTSGIVYLRPQGDSVSAGQVVINANNTQFVDAYNLLFGSQTAAGSAIFHTNLANTTQGYGVWLGQNLQFNGTDFIQPRGSLSSWGLTVNNHKNFSFNYGSATGTNGEIPALTEVVKINNTGRITTLNDGTSSDWISAYNTGFLYKGILGPTVDLNSITSTGWWVQTGNANATSANNYPAGLAGQLRVYYTSTHIVQEYTTYANNNDVYRRYYFSGTWYPWTKDWDSNDFSAVNINNWNTAFNWGNHANAGYLTNAPLSNYYTKNESLNLFVGKNGVETISDTKTFTNSPVIPNGTLGTHAVNRNQIALSATPESENGQQLTISGNNSVSLTNYFVTSRDGSRNADDIAPNSTSKRVRFDFAKSNSAGLGASGNYAGIMTYAPWDGNTASTGDSSYQLAFANQTGINGSGIPMLKIRKGIDGSWTTSWYKFWTEADFTETNIQQWNYMTQYGLQLNQDFTVNTGSGLVISDNHLNSDESGIVDIHQKRFLATKRKEYYSYGSEYDGLGGLNFHIESTRFGMGRGANDSDKLAVKGSIKASENFKSEDENPDTMFIPNGRTSSLRDEIVNDQSDPKNYAVRLDPHEYEFSSSNLSIDDRNRLIHVIGEQIKMVVNFKEIYPKQQIVIYNFDNGGTMGVDVYGKRIYNISPNCFLRLYVTKSGRIIAEQEQNCKFIW; encoded by the coding sequence ATGGATGTAAAATACGCATATTATAACACTTCTAAAGGCTATAAAGTAACGGGCGGCACAGCTGCTCAGTTTTTAAAAGCGGATGGTTCCCTGGATAACAATGCTTATGTGAATAAATCAGGAGATCTGATGACTGGTGCCCTTACATTTAATCATTCTATTGGTAGTACAATAAGAAAAGATTTATCTACGGTAACGGCAGCAACTGGATTTTCAAGAGATATTTTACAGCTGGCAGGCTCTAATGGGGTAGTGGATACTGTTGCGTGGTTTGGAGCTGTAGAGGCAGATGGGACAGTAAAAATGTCGTATGGATATTTCGGTGCAACAACTTACAATGCTACTAAGGCACTACTCTGGACATCAGATCAGAGGGTAGGAATTGGATTAAATGGATCCTCATTACCGCTGGATGGGTATAGGCTTCATGTTTCCGGGAATAGCTATACATCAGGTAACATAGGAGTTGCAGGAACTATTAACAGTACAGCGGGTGAACTTCAGGTTCAAAGACAGGGAGTAAACAGAATTAGAACAGGCTCTGCATTTACATTAATTTCAGGAGATGGAACTTCAGGAATTGTTTATTTGAGACCTCAGGGAGATTCAGTAAGTGCGGGTCAGGTAGTTATCAATGCTAATAACACTCAGTTTGTAGATGCTTATAATTTGTTATTTGGCAGTCAAACGGCGGCAGGATCAGCTATTTTCCATACTAACCTCGCTAATACGACACAGGGTTATGGGGTGTGGTTAGGCCAAAATTTACAATTTAATGGCACTGATTTTATTCAGCCAAGAGGATCATTGAGTTCATGGGGACTTACAGTGAATAACCATAAAAACTTCTCATTTAATTATGGGAGTGCTACGGGTACAAATGGGGAAATTCCGGCATTAACTGAGGTTGTAAAAATTAATAATACAGGTAGAATTACAACACTAAATGATGGAACTTCTTCTGATTGGATATCAGCATACAATACAGGCTTTCTTTACAAGGGTATTTTAGGTCCTACAGTAGATTTAAATAGTATTACTTCTACAGGATGGTGGGTTCAGACAGGAAATGCAAATGCAACTTCTGCAAATAATTATCCTGCAGGCTTAGCAGGTCAATTAAGAGTTTACTATACTTCAACACATATAGTTCAGGAATATACTACCTATGCTAATAACAATGATGTTTACAGGAGGTACTATTTCAGTGGAACCTGGTATCCCTGGACAAAAGATTGGGATTCAAATGATTTTTCTGCAGTAAATATAAACAACTGGAATACCGCATTTAATTGGGGAAATCATGCTAATGCAGGATATCTTACGAACGCTCCATTATCTAATTATTACACAAAAAATGAATCTTTAAATTTATTTGTTGGAAAAAATGGAGTTGAAACAATAAGCGATACAAAGACATTTACCAACAGTCCTGTGATTCCAAACGGAACGTTAGGAACTCATGCTGTAAACAGGAACCAAATTGCATTAAGTGCTACTCCTGAAAGTGAAAACGGGCAGCAATTAACGATTAGCGGTAACAATTCTGTCAGTCTTACAAATTATTTTGTAACATCAAGAGACGGATCAAGAAATGCAGATGATATTGCACCCAATTCTACGTCTAAAAGAGTAAGGTTTGATTTTGCCAAATCTAACAGTGCAGGCTTGGGAGCATCCGGAAATTATGCAGGAATCATGACCTATGCTCCCTGGGATGGTAACACTGCCTCTACAGGGGATTCTTCCTATCAGTTAGCATTTGCCAATCAGACTGGAATTAATGGTTCCGGCATTCCGATGTTGAAAATCAGAAAAGGAATTGATGGAAGCTGGACGACGTCATGGTATAAATTCTGGACAGAGGCAGATTTTACTGAAACAAATATTCAGCAATGGAATTATATGACTCAGTACGGGCTACAGCTCAACCAGGATTTTACAGTAAATACAGGATCAGGTTTAGTGATTTCAGATAATCATCTCAATAGTGATGAGTCAGGTATTGTAGATATTCATCAGAAAAGATTTTTAGCAACGAAACGAAAAGAATATTATTCTTATGGTTCCGAGTATGATGGGTTGGGAGGTTTAAATTTTCATATAGAGTCCACTCGCTTCGGAATGGGAAGAGGAGCCAATGATAGTGATAAGTTAGCTGTAAAAGGCTCCATAAAAGCCAGTGAAAATTTTAAATCTGAGGATGAAAACCCGGATACAATGTTTATTCCTAATGGCAGAACATCGAGTCTCAGAGATGAAATTGTTAATGATCAATCTGATCCTAAGAATTATGCCGTTAGATTAGATCCGCATGAATATGAATTCTCTTCCAGCAATCTTAGCATAGATGATAGAAACAGGCTTATCCATGTTATTGGAGAACAGATTAAAATGGTGGTCAATTTCAAAGAAATCTATCCGAAACAGCAGATCGTTATTTATAACTTTGACAATGGAGGTACCATGGGAGTTGATGTATATGGCAAAAGAATATATAATATCAGCCCAAATTGTTTCCTTAGGTTGTATGTGACAAAATCAGGAAGAATAATTGCAGAACAAGAACAGAACTGTAAGTTTATCTGGTAA
- a CDS encoding lysozyme, with protein MKTSQKGINLIVSFEGFSAKPYLDSAGIPTIGYGNTYYPGGKKVTMKDPAISKEKGIELFSSVLPTYEKIVNSKIKLILTQNQFDALVSHTYNTGGSDTLFSLINKKADEKTIRNWFTEKYITAAGKTLNGLIRRRKAEADLFFSK; from the coding sequence ATGAAAACATCACAAAAAGGAATAAACCTGATTGTATCATTTGAAGGTTTCAGTGCTAAGCCTTATCTGGATTCTGCAGGAATTCCGACAATTGGGTATGGTAACACGTACTATCCGGGAGGAAAGAAAGTAACCATGAAAGATCCTGCAATCAGCAAAGAAAAAGGAATAGAGCTATTTTCATCTGTTTTACCAACGTATGAAAAAATCGTCAACAGTAAAATTAAATTGATTCTTACTCAAAATCAATTTGATGCTCTTGTCTCTCACACGTACAATACAGGAGGATCTGACACTCTGTTTTCTTTGATTAATAAAAAGGCAGATGAGAAAACAATCAGAAATTGGTTTACCGAGAAATACATTACTGCTGCCGGAAAAACGTTAAACGGACTCATCCGCAGAAGAAAGGCTGAGGCTGATCTGTTCTTTTCTAAATAA
- a CDS encoding ATP-binding protein, with amino-acid sequence MHQIFKSIKPMESEQLQKLFTHLEKVITWRINNPSEDFNVEAPEFNTSNHENFQLGDYISGKELAHQEVVILLMALLPRLDPSLLKRIYLEFPGSAMFDFCATNDSGRLFYPTIQTAQYILGGDSISERLKALDYFGPNSVLSKEELIAFSGSAHENSQIRIHEEAFNKIIFGLDLLPKMSNDFPAEQIHTRRSWTDLILPQTTLQELKSIEAWYHSSRILMEDWDMQTKLKPGFRVLFYGEPGTGKTLAASLLGKYTKRPVFRVDVSMLVSKYIGETEKQLAKLFDKAENKNWILFFDEADAIFGKRTSVKDAHDKYANQEVSYLLQRIETFSGLIILASNFKNNMDKAFTRRFHSCIQFNNPKHEERLRIWQQNVPEQLQLEDIDLEQIAKRYELTGSNIMNIIQDVSLKTIALKEPGYKVSVDMLLDSIKKEYVKEDKIFM; translated from the coding sequence ATGCACCAGATCTTTAAAAGCATAAAACCAATGGAGTCAGAACAATTACAAAAATTATTTACTCATTTAGAAAAGGTTATTACATGGCGTATAAACAATCCATCAGAGGATTTTAATGTAGAAGCCCCTGAATTTAATACCAGTAACCATGAAAATTTTCAATTAGGAGATTATATTTCAGGGAAAGAGCTTGCCCATCAGGAAGTTGTGATTCTTTTAATGGCTTTATTACCACGATTGGATCCATCATTGTTGAAACGCATTTATTTGGAGTTTCCAGGGAGTGCGATGTTTGACTTCTGTGCAACCAATGATAGTGGCAGGCTCTTTTATCCTACAATTCAGACCGCTCAATATATTTTAGGAGGGGATAGTATCTCAGAACGATTGAAAGCACTGGATTATTTCGGCCCGAATTCGGTTTTGAGTAAAGAAGAACTCATTGCTTTCTCAGGTTCAGCTCATGAGAACAGCCAGATAAGAATTCATGAAGAAGCTTTTAATAAAATCATTTTTGGCTTGGATTTATTGCCGAAAATGAGCAATGATTTTCCTGCAGAACAAATACATACCCGTCGATCATGGACCGATTTAATACTTCCTCAAACTACGCTGCAGGAGCTTAAAAGTATTGAAGCCTGGTACCATAGCAGCAGGATTCTTATGGAAGATTGGGACATGCAGACAAAACTTAAACCAGGGTTCAGAGTACTGTTTTATGGAGAACCGGGAACCGGAAAAACTCTTGCAGCCAGTCTTTTAGGGAAATACACCAAACGTCCTGTTTTCAGAGTAGATGTCTCTATGCTGGTCTCAAAATATATCGGAGAAACAGAAAAGCAATTAGCTAAACTGTTCGACAAAGCAGAAAATAAAAACTGGATTTTATTTTTTGATGAAGCAGATGCTATTTTCGGAAAAAGAACCTCTGTAAAAGATGCCCATGACAAATATGCCAATCAGGAAGTTTCTTATTTGCTGCAACGCATAGAAACATTTTCAGGACTTATTATTCTGGCATCCAACTTTAAAAATAATATGGATAAAGCCTTTACGCGACGCTTTCATAGCTGCATACAATTCAATAATCCAAAGCATGAAGAGCGTCTGCGTATCTGGCAGCAAAACGTACCGGAACAATTACAGCTTGAAGATATTGATCTGGAACAAATTGCCAAACGATATGAATTAACCGGTTCTAATATTATGAATATCATACAGGATGTGAGTTTAAAAACAATAGCATTAAAAGAACCCGGCTACAAAGTAAGTGTAGACATGTTACTGGACAGCATTAAAAAAGAGTACGTAAAAGAAGATAAAATATTTATGTAA